The DNA region GCGCGCTCGTCGCGGAAGACGGGGCCGGAGAGATCGTAGACGGCGGCGAGATAGTGCGGCTGGAAGTCTTTGCGCAGCTTGTTGATCATGTTGACGAAGACATACGTCGCCGCGGTTGGGATGCCGGTGCGCGTGGACATCGGACGCTGGCGCTGCATGGCGTGGTAGGCGCGGAAGATAAAGGCCATGCTGTCGAGCAGGTAGATGGGGGGCTTTTCGGCGGTGGTCTTCTCTGTTTTCGCTTCGGACATGGTGGTTTGATGGTAGCGCGTTGGTCAGAATAAATGCATCGACCGCGGATTGCGCGTATAAGAGCGGATTGTTTTCAGAGGAGCAACATGCAGTCGCCGTAGGAGAAGAAGCGGTAGCGCTCGCGGACGGCGTGGGCGTAGGCGGCGAGGACGGCTTCTCTTCCGGCGAAGGCGCTTACCAGCATCAGCAGCGTGGATTGCGGGAGGTGGAAGTTGGTGAGCAGGCCGCTGACGACGCGGAAGTTGTGGCCGGGGCTGATGAAGATTTCTGTTGAGCCGGAGTGCGGGTGAAGGCGCAGGCCGGTGTGCGGCTCGAATGGATCGGTCGAGGCTAGCTGGGCGCAGTGCTCGAGGGTGCGAGTGGTGGTGGTTCCGGCGGCGATGATGCGGCGGCCCTCTGCCAGAGCGGCGTTGATGGCGGTGGCGGTGGCGGCGGGGAGGGTGTAGTGCTCGGCGTGGAGGTGTATGTCGGCGAGGTCTTTGGCGCGAACGGGCTGGAAGGTTCCGAGGCCTACGTGGAGGGTGATGGTCTCGATCTGGATGCCGTTTTGCTTGAGTTGGTCGAGGATCGCGGGAGTGAAGTGGAGTCCGGCGGTGGGGGCGGCGGCTGAGCCGGGTTCGTGGGAGAAGACGGTCTGGTAGCGGTCGCGGTCTTCCGGATTGTCGCTGCGGTGGATGTAGGGGGGCAGCGGCATGTGGCCGATTTTTTCGAGGATAGCCTGGAAGTCCGGCGCGGGGGCGAAGCGGAGGGTGCGCTCGCCGAACTCTCCTGCGGTGAGGATCTCGGCGGTGAGGAGTGGCTCGGTTTCGTTGGGGGCGTGGAAGTGGAGGTGTTCGCCGGGCTGGACCTTGCGGCTGGGGCGAACGAGGGCCGACCAGTCGTCCCCGCCAAGATGCTGGGTGAGGAGAACCTCGATGCGTCCGCTGGGGTGGGGGGAGTTTTGTTGGGTGTGCAGACCGGCGCGGGTGGCGTAGAGGCGGGCGGGGATGACACGGCTGTCGTTGAGGACGAGGAGGTCGCCGGGGCGGAGGATTTCGGGGAGGTTGCGGAAGAAGTCGTCGCTGTATTCGCCGGTGTGGCGGTCGAGGCGGAGCATGCGGCTGGTGCCGCGGACGGGTGGCGGGGATTGGGCGATGAGCTCTTCGGGGAGGTCGAAATGGAAGTCGGATACGCGCACTGTTTTATTTTAGTTAGGTCGAGATTGGTGAAAGAGGTCGCGCGTTGCGCGAATGCTCACCTCAGGTGCGATAACGCCGTGTCGAAGATGGGACACCCGGGTTTGTGGATTGGGCGAGTTCGACGGAGTGGTCGAGGGCGGCCTGAACGGCGGCTTGGTCGGCGGGAACCTGGGCGGTCCAGGCGACGGTGACGCGCGAGAAGGGTTTGGGGATGAGGAAGCGGTCCCAGGAGTTAGCCTGCCAGGCACTATGCGGGTGAACGTAGAAGGCGCCGACGGTGCTGCCGACGAGCTTGGCCAGTT from Edaphobacter paludis includes:
- the queA gene encoding tRNA preQ1(34) S-adenosylmethionine ribosyltransferase-isomerase QueA translates to MRVSDFHFDLPEELIAQSPPPVRGTSRMLRLDRHTGEYSDDFFRNLPEILRPGDLLVLNDSRVIPARLYATRAGLHTQQNSPHPSGRIEVLLTQHLGGDDWSALVRPSRKVQPGEHLHFHAPNETEPLLTAEILTAGEFGERTLRFAPAPDFQAILEKIGHMPLPPYIHRSDNPEDRDRYQTVFSHEPGSAAAPTAGLHFTPAILDQLKQNGIQIETITLHVGLGTFQPVRAKDLADIHLHAEHYTLPAATATAINAALAEGRRIIAAGTTTTRTLEHCAQLASTDPFEPHTGLRLHPHSGSTEIFISPGHNFRVVSGLLTNFHLPQSTLLMLVSAFAGREAVLAAYAHAVRERYRFFSYGDCMLLL